In Pseudomonas hamedanensis, a single window of DNA contains:
- the trpD gene encoding anthranilate phosphoribosyltransferase: MNIKTALSRIVDHLDLSTDEMRDVMREIMTGQCSDAQIGAFMMAMRMKSESIDEIVGAVSVMRELADQVELKTLDGVVDVVGTGGDGANIFNVSTASSFVVAAAGCTVAKHGNRAVSGKSGSADLLEAAGIYLNLTPVQVARCIDNVGIGFMFAQTHHKAMKYAAGPRRDLGLRTLFNMLGPLTNPAGVKHQVVGVFTQALCRPLAEVLQRLGSKHVLVVHSKDGLDEFSLAAPTFVAELKNNEITEYWVEPEDLGMKSQSLHGLSVEGPEASLALIRDALGKRKTENGQKAAEMIVLNAGAALYAADMTNSLKQGVELAHDALHTGLAREKLEELGAFTAVFKVENEG, translated from the coding sequence ATGAATATCAAGACAGCCCTGAGCCGTATCGTCGATCACCTCGACCTCAGCACCGATGAAATGCGTGATGTAATGCGCGAAATCATGACCGGCCAATGCAGCGACGCGCAGATCGGTGCGTTCATGATGGCCATGCGCATGAAGAGCGAGAGCATCGACGAAATCGTCGGCGCCGTGTCGGTGATGCGCGAGCTGGCCGATCAGGTCGAGCTGAAAACCCTCGACGGCGTGGTCGACGTGGTCGGCACCGGCGGCGACGGCGCGAACATCTTCAACGTGTCGACCGCTTCCTCTTTTGTTGTCGCTGCGGCCGGTTGCACCGTGGCCAAGCACGGCAACCGCGCAGTCTCCGGCAAGAGCGGCAGTGCCGATTTGCTGGAAGCCGCCGGCATCTACCTGAACCTGACCCCGGTTCAGGTTGCCCGTTGTATCGACAACGTCGGCATCGGTTTCATGTTCGCCCAGACCCATCACAAAGCCATGAAGTACGCCGCCGGCCCGCGCCGCGACCTGGGCCTGCGGACACTGTTCAACATGCTTGGCCCGCTTACGAATCCGGCCGGTGTGAAACATCAGGTGGTGGGCGTGTTCACCCAGGCGCTGTGCCGGCCATTGGCCGAAGTCTTGCAGCGATTGGGCAGCAAACATGTGCTGGTGGTGCATTCGAAGGACGGCCTGGACGAGTTCAGCCTCGCCGCGCCGACCTTCGTCGCCGAGCTGAAGAATAACGAGATCACTGAATATTGGGTCGAGCCGGAAGATCTGGGCATGAAAAGCCAGAGCCTGCACGGCCTGTCGGTCGAAGGGCCGGAAGCGTCGCTGGCGTTGATCCGCGATGCGCTGGGCAAGCGCAAGACCGAAAACGGCCAGAAAGCGGCCGAGATGATTGTGCTTAACGCCGGTGCCGCGCTGTATGCCGCCGACATGACGAACAGTTTGAAACAGGGCGTAGAGCTTGCGCACGATGCCCTGCACACCGGCCTCGCTCGGGAAAAACTCGAGGAGCTGGGTGCCTTTACCGCGGTATTCAAAGTGGAGAATGAGGGATGA
- a CDS encoding aminodeoxychorismate/anthranilate synthase component II — translation MLLMIDNYDSFTYNVVQYLGELGAEVKVVRNDELTIAQIEALNPERIVVSPGPRTPTEAGVSIDAIKYFAGKLPILGVCLGHQSIGQAFGGDVVRARQVMHGKTSPVFHEDKGVFAGLNHPLTVTRYHSLIVKHQTLPDCLELTAWTQHDDGSVDEIMGLRHKTLNIEGVQFHPESILTEQGHELFANFLKQTGGTR, via the coding sequence ATGTTGCTGATGATCGACAACTACGACTCCTTTACTTACAACGTTGTGCAATACCTCGGCGAGCTGGGGGCCGAGGTCAAAGTCGTGCGCAACGATGAATTGACGATTGCTCAGATCGAAGCGCTCAACCCTGAGCGCATCGTGGTGTCCCCCGGTCCTCGCACGCCGACCGAAGCCGGCGTCTCCATCGACGCGATCAAATACTTCGCCGGCAAACTGCCGATCCTCGGCGTCTGCCTGGGCCATCAGTCGATCGGCCAGGCCTTTGGTGGCGATGTCGTACGCGCGCGTCAAGTGATGCACGGTAAGACTAGCCCGGTATTCCACGAGGACAAGGGCGTTTTTGCCGGCCTCAATCATCCGCTGACCGTCACCCGCTACCACTCGCTGATCGTCAAGCACCAGACTTTGCCCGATTGCCTGGAGCTGACCGCGTGGACGCAACACGACGACGGCTCGGTCGATGAGATCATGGGCCTGCGTCACAAAACCCTGAACATCGAGGGCGTACAGTTTCATCCCGAGTCGATCCTCACCGAGCAGGGCCATGAACTGTTTGCCAATTTCCTCAAACAAACCGGCGGCACGCGCTAA
- the estP gene encoding esterase EstP — translation MNKKTLFAPMAGCLLALACAQANAAPNPYSNFIVFGDSLNDAGTFADSGGPAGATERYTNRTGPLYQDGSGELYSLNSTQLLGGRLGFTADQTASSSSAVRADNGQVDGSNWAVGGYRTDQILDSITTQSATGERTRAGYLPSNGLRADPNALYYISGGGNDFLQGRVLSLPQASAAADRLADSVQTLQTAGAKYVMVWLLPDVGLTPALNGTPLQAFSSTLANQFNSQLVTRLQGIDAEIIPLNIPALLSEAFADPGRFGLATDQNLTATCFSGNGCPENARYGINSATPDPTKLIYNDGVHPTESGQKLIADYAYSLLAAPWELSLLTEMAHGTVRAHQDELRNQWQADWENWQAVGQWRALVSAGGQHLDVDSQSSGASADGSGYNLNVGGSYRLNDAWRVGVAAGFYRQNLEAGHNDSDYKLNSYMGTAFAQFQQNRWWADAALTGGKLDYDNLKRKFDLGASEGAEKGDTDGSLWAFSTRIGYDIAQPGSEWHLSPFVSADYASVDVDGYSEKSNRATALSFDDQSRDSKRLGLGIQGKYNFTAQTQVYGEYAHEREYEDDVQKVNIALNTLPANDFTLEGYTPASHLNRLSLGVSHKLTTDLALRAGYTLRKDDDFKQQGLNVGVVLDF, via the coding sequence ATGAATAAAAAGACGTTGTTTGCACCCATGGCCGGCTGCCTGCTCGCGCTGGCCTGCGCCCAGGCGAATGCGGCGCCCAACCCCTATTCGAATTTCATTGTGTTTGGCGACAGCCTCAATGACGCCGGGACGTTCGCCGACAGCGGCGGGCCGGCAGGCGCCACCGAGCGTTACACCAACCGCACCGGGCCGCTGTATCAGGATGGCAGCGGCGAACTGTATTCGTTGAATTCCACCCAACTGCTGGGCGGCCGCCTGGGCTTCACGGCGGATCAGACAGCGTCGTCGAGTTCAGCCGTGCGCGCCGACAACGGCCAGGTCGACGGCAGCAACTGGGCGGTCGGCGGTTATCGCACCGACCAGATTCTCGACTCGATCACTACGCAATCGGCCACGGGCGAACGTACCCGCGCCGGCTACTTGCCGTCGAACGGTTTGCGTGCCGACCCGAACGCCCTCTATTACATTTCCGGCGGCGGCAACGACTTCCTGCAAGGCCGTGTCCTCAGTCTGCCCCAGGCCAGTGCCGCTGCCGATCGCCTGGCTGACAGCGTGCAAACCCTGCAAACCGCCGGCGCCAAATACGTGATGGTCTGGCTGTTGCCCGACGTTGGCTTGACCCCGGCCCTGAACGGCACGCCGCTGCAGGCATTCAGCAGTACCCTCGCCAACCAGTTCAACAGCCAGTTGGTGACGCGTCTGCAAGGCATCGACGCCGAAATCATCCCGTTGAATATTCCGGCGCTGCTCTCGGAGGCTTTTGCCGATCCGGGACGCTTTGGCCTGGCCACTGACCAGAACCTCACCGCGACCTGTTTCAGCGGCAACGGCTGCCCCGAAAACGCCCGTTACGGGATCAACAGTGCCACGCCGGATCCGACCAAGTTGATCTACAACGACGGCGTGCACCCAACCGAGTCCGGGCAGAAGCTGATCGCCGATTACGCTTATTCCTTGCTGGCAGCGCCGTGGGAATTAAGCCTGCTGACGGAAATGGCCCACGGCACCGTGCGTGCACATCAGGATGAATTGCGTAACCAGTGGCAGGCGGACTGGGAGAACTGGCAAGCGGTCGGCCAATGGCGCGCCCTTGTCTCTGCAGGCGGCCAGCACCTGGATGTCGACAGCCAAAGCAGCGGCGCCAGCGCCGATGGCAGCGGTTATAACCTCAACGTCGGCGGCAGCTATCGCCTCAACGATGCCTGGCGTGTGGGCGTGGCAGCAGGTTTCTACCGGCAGAACCTGGAGGCCGGGCACAACGACTCGGACTACAAACTCAACAGCTACATGGGCACCGCATTCGCCCAGTTCCAGCAGAACCGCTGGTGGGCTGATGCCGCACTGACCGGCGGCAAACTCGACTACGACAACCTCAAGCGCAAGTTTGACCTCGGCGCCAGCGAGGGTGCGGAGAAAGGCGATACCGACGGCAGCCTGTGGGCGTTCAGCACCCGTATCGGTTATGACATTGCCCAGCCGGGCAGCGAATGGCACCTGTCGCCGTTCGTCAGCGCCGACTACGCCAGCGTCGATGTCGACGGTTACTCGGAAAAGAGCAATCGCGCCACCGCGCTGAGCTTCGATGACCAGAGTCGCGATTCGAAACGCCTGGGCCTGGGTATTCAGGGCAAGTACAACTTCACCGCGCAAACCCAGGTGTACGGCGAATACGCGCATGAGCGGGAGTACGAAGATGACGTGCAGAAGGTCAACATCGCGCTTAACACTTTGCCGGCCAATGACTTCACGCTTGAAGGCTACACACCGGCGAGCCACCTGAACCGCTTGAGCCTGGGAGTCAGTCACAAGCTGACGACGGATCTGGCGTTGCGCGCTGGTTATACGCTGCGCAAGGACGATGACTTCAAGCAGCAGGGCTTGAATGTCGGGGTTGTGCTGGATTTCTGA
- the trpE gene encoding anthranilate synthase component I produces MIREEFLRLAADGYNRIPLACETLADFDTPLSIYLKLADQPNSYLLESVQGGEKWGRYSIIGLPCRTVLRVHDHHVSITVDGVETESHDVDDPLAFVETFKARYNVPTIAGLPRFNGGLVGYFGYDCVRYVEKRLGTCPNPDPLGVPDILLMVSDAVVVFDNLAGKMHAIVLADPAQADAFEQGQAQLQTLLEKLRQPITPRRGLDFSKQQSADPVFRSSFTQDDYEKAVDTIKEYILAGDCMQVVPSQRMSIDFKAAPIDLYRALRCFNPTPYMYFFNFGDFHVVGSSPEVLVRVEDNLITVRPIAGTRPRGATEEADVALEQDLLSDDKEIAEHLMLIDLGRNDTGRVSEIGSVKLTEKMVIERYSNVMHIVSNVTGQLKAGLTAMDALRAILPAGTLSGAPKIRAMEIIDELEPVKRGVYGGAVGYFAWNGNMDTAIAIRTAVIKNGELHVQAGGGIVADSVPALEWEETLNKRRAMFRAVALAEQTPQA; encoded by the coding sequence ATGATCCGCGAAGAATTCCTGCGTCTGGCCGCTGACGGCTACAACCGCATCCCGCTGGCCTGCGAAACCCTGGCCGACTTCGACACGCCGCTGTCGATCTACCTGAAACTGGCCGACCAGCCCAACTCCTACCTGCTCGAATCGGTGCAGGGCGGCGAGAAATGGGGCCGTTACTCGATCATCGGTTTGCCGTGCCGCACCGTGCTGCGGGTCCACGACCATCACGTGAGCATCACCGTTGATGGCGTCGAGACCGAAAGTCACGATGTCGATGATCCGCTGGCCTTTGTCGAAACCTTCAAGGCGCGCTACAACGTGCCGACCATCGCCGGTCTGCCGCGCTTCAATGGTGGTCTGGTCGGTTACTTCGGTTACGACTGCGTGCGGTATGTCGAGAAGCGCCTGGGCACGTGCCCGAACCCGGATCCGCTGGGCGTTCCGGATATTCTGCTCATGGTGTCCGACGCGGTCGTGGTGTTCGACAACCTCGCCGGCAAGATGCACGCAATCGTCCTCGCCGATCCGGCCCAGGCCGATGCCTTCGAGCAGGGGCAGGCGCAACTGCAGACGCTGTTGGAAAAACTGCGCCAGCCGATCACCCCGCGTCGTGGCCTGGATTTCAGCAAGCAGCAGTCGGCCGATCCGGTGTTTCGTTCGAGTTTCACTCAGGACGATTACGAAAAAGCCGTCGACACCATCAAGGAATACATCCTTGCCGGTGACTGCATGCAGGTGGTGCCGTCGCAGCGCATGTCGATCGATTTCAAGGCAGCGCCGATCGATCTGTACCGTGCCCTGCGTTGCTTCAACCCGACGCCATACATGTACTTCTTCAACTTCGGCGATTTCCACGTCGTCGGCAGTTCGCCGGAAGTGCTGGTGCGGGTCGAAGACAACCTGATCACCGTGCGTCCGATTGCCGGTACGCGCCCGCGTGGCGCCACCGAAGAAGCCGATGTGGCGCTGGAACAAGACTTGCTGTCGGACGACAAAGAGATCGCCGAGCATTTAATGCTGATCGACCTGGGCCGCAACGACACCGGGCGCGTCTCGGAAATCGGCTCGGTGAAGCTCACCGAGAAGATGGTCATTGAGCGTTATTCCAACGTGATGCACATCGTCTCCAACGTCACCGGCCAGTTGAAGGCCGGCCTGACTGCGATGGACGCGCTGCGGGCGATTCTGCCGGCGGGCACTTTGTCCGGCGCGCCGAAGATTCGCGCGATGGAAATCATCGACGAACTCGAGCCGGTCAAGCGTGGCGTGTATGGCGGCGCAGTCGGTTACTTCGCCTGGAACGGCAACATGGACACGGCCATTGCGATCCGCACGGCGGTGATCAAGAACGGTGAACTGCACGTGCAGGCCGGTGGCGGCATCGTCGCCGACTCGGTGCCGGCGCTGGAATGGGAAGAAACCCTGAACAAGCGCCGCGCGATGTTCCGCGCCGTGGCCCTTGCCGAACAAACCCCGCAAGCCTGA
- a CDS encoding phosphoglycolate phosphatase produces MSGFEQLFPGQLPRLVMFDLDGTLIDSVPDLAVAVDRMLLTLGRPPAGIAAVREWVGNGAPVLVRRALAGGIDHTAVDDTEAERALEIFMEAYGASHELTVVYPGVRDTLKWLHKQGVAMALITNKPERFVAPLLDQMKIGRYFKWIIGGDTLPQKKPDPAALFFVMKMANIPASQSLFVGDSRSDVLAAKAAGVKCVALSYGYNHGRPIAEESPALVIDDLRKLIPGCLVTAAEITLPDAAQPPSGNAIVVVTRKLWMKVIKALARWRWRA; encoded by the coding sequence ATGAGCGGTTTTGAGCAGTTGTTCCCAGGGCAGCTGCCACGGTTGGTGATGTTCGATCTGGATGGCACCCTGATCGATTCTGTTCCCGATCTGGCGGTGGCGGTGGATCGCATGCTGCTCACCCTCGGCCGCCCGCCTGCGGGCATCGCGGCGGTGCGCGAATGGGTTGGCAATGGCGCACCGGTGCTGGTGCGTCGCGCGCTGGCCGGTGGCATCGATCACACGGCGGTGGATGACACCGAGGCCGAGCGTGCGCTGGAGATTTTCATGGAGGCCTACGGCGCCAGCCATGAGCTGACCGTGGTGTATCCCGGTGTGCGCGACACCCTCAAGTGGCTGCACAAACAAGGCGTGGCCATGGCGTTGATCACCAACAAGCCGGAGCGTTTCGTCGCGCCGCTGCTGGATCAGATGAAAATCGGCCGTTACTTCAAGTGGATCATCGGCGGCGACACCCTGCCGCAGAAGAAACCTGACCCGGCCGCGCTGTTCTTCGTGATGAAAATGGCCAACATTCCGGCCTCGCAATCCTTGTTCGTCGGTGACTCGCGCAGTGACGTGCTGGCGGCGAAAGCGGCGGGGGTCAAGTGTGTGGCACTGAGTTACGGCTATAACCATGGCCGGCCAATTGCCGAGGAATCGCCGGCACTGGTGATCGACGATCTGCGCAAACTAATTCCCGGTTGCCTCGTCACGGCCGCTGAGATAACGTTGCCCGACGCTGCTCAACCCCCTTCTGGAAACGCCATCGTGGTGGTCACCCGCAAACTCTGGATGAAAGTCATCAAGGCCCTGGCCCGCTGGCGTTGGCGCGCCTGA
- the rpe gene encoding ribulose-phosphate 3-epimerase, whose product MQPFVIAPSILSADFARLGEEVDNVLAAGADFVHFDVMDNHYVPNLTIGPMVCAALRKYGVTAPIDAHLMVSPVDRIVGDFIEAGATYITFHPEATLHVDRSLQLIREGGCKSGLVFNPATPLDVLKYVIDKVDMVLLMSVNPGFGGQKFIPGTLDKLREARAIIDASGRDIRLEIDGGVNVNNIREIAAAGADTFVAGSAIFNAPNYQEVIDKMRSELALARP is encoded by the coding sequence ATGCAGCCCTTCGTAATTGCTCCGTCGATCCTCTCCGCCGACTTCGCCCGCCTCGGCGAGGAAGTGGACAACGTTCTCGCCGCCGGCGCCGACTTCGTCCATTTCGACGTCATGGACAACCACTACGTGCCGAACCTGACCATCGGCCCGATGGTCTGCGCCGCACTGCGCAAGTACGGCGTCACCGCGCCGATCGACGCGCACCTGATGGTCAGCCCGGTGGATCGCATCGTTGGCGATTTCATCGAGGCCGGCGCGACGTACATCACCTTTCACCCGGAAGCCACGCTGCACGTCGACCGCTCGCTGCAACTGATCCGTGAAGGTGGCTGCAAGTCCGGCCTGGTGTTCAACCCGGCGACCCCGCTGGACGTGCTCAAGTACGTGATCGACAAGGTCGACATGGTTTTGCTGATGAGCGTCAACCCAGGCTTCGGCGGGCAGAAGTTCATTCCCGGCACCCTCGACAAACTGCGTGAAGCGCGGGCGATCATCGACGCTTCGGGCCGTGACATCCGCCTGGAAATCGACGGCGGCGTCAACGTCAACAACATCCGCGAAATCGCTGCCGCTGGCGCTGACACCTTTGTCGCCGGTTCGGCCATTTTCAACGCGCCAAACTATCAGGAAGTCATCGACAAGATGCGTTCCGAACTGGCACTGGCGCGGCCATGA
- a CDS encoding iron-containing alcohol dehydrogenase yields the protein MSLSQFKIAHKLITGAAAIEQLAAELTRLDIDNPLIVTDAALVKSGTVELALVQLGGREYEIFDRVLPDPEIAIVEDCMRAYREGGHDGLIGLGGGSAIDIAKSVAAYAGYHGALEDLFGVDQVPRKGPPLIAIPTTAGTGSEVTNVAILSDKVAQLKKGIVSDFLLPDVALVSPQMTLTCPRSVTAASGVDALVHAIESYLSVNASPITDSLAIGAIKLIASALPKAYANGANLQAREDMATASLMAGMAFGNAGVGAVHALAYPLGGRFNIAHGVSNALLLPYVMTWNKMACVERMQDIAEAMGVKTAHLSANEAADKAVQAMTDLCAAVEIPAGLRSFGVPEEAIPAMAVEAAGIERLMRNNPRKLSAADIEKIYRAAY from the coding sequence ATGAGTCTGTCCCAGTTCAAAATCGCTCACAAACTGATCACCGGCGCCGCAGCCATCGAACAACTGGCGGCAGAGCTCACCCGGCTGGACATCGACAACCCGCTGATCGTCACCGACGCCGCGCTGGTCAAGTCCGGCACCGTCGAGCTGGCGCTGGTACAACTCGGTGGGCGCGAGTACGAGATTTTCGACCGCGTGCTGCCCGACCCGGAGATCGCCATCGTCGAGGACTGCATGCGCGCCTACCGCGAAGGCGGGCATGACGGTTTGATCGGCCTCGGTGGCGGCAGCGCCATCGACATCGCCAAAAGTGTCGCCGCGTACGCCGGTTACCACGGCGCACTTGAGGACCTGTTCGGCGTCGATCAGGTGCCGCGCAAAGGCCCGCCGCTGATCGCCATCCCGACCACCGCCGGCACCGGCTCGGAGGTGACCAACGTCGCGATTCTTTCGGACAAGGTTGCGCAACTGAAGAAAGGCATCGTCAGCGATTTCCTGCTGCCGGACGTCGCACTGGTCAGCCCGCAAATGACCCTGACCTGTCCGCGCAGCGTCACCGCGGCCAGTGGCGTCGATGCGCTGGTGCACGCCATCGAATCCTATCTGTCGGTGAATGCCTCGCCGATCACCGATTCCCTCGCCATTGGTGCGATCAAACTGATTGCCAGCGCCTTGCCCAAGGCTTACGCCAACGGCGCCAACCTGCAAGCGCGCGAAGACATGGCCACCGCCAGCCTGATGGCCGGCATGGCGTTCGGCAACGCCGGGGTGGGTGCAGTGCATGCGTTGGCCTATCCGCTGGGCGGGCGTTTCAACATTGCCCACGGCGTCAGTAACGCCTTGCTGCTGCCCTATGTCATGACCTGGAACAAAATGGCCTGCGTCGAACGCATGCAGGATATTGCCGAAGCCATGGGCGTGAAGACCGCTCATCTGAGCGCGAACGAGGCGGCGGACAAAGCCGTGCAGGCGATGACGGACTTGTGCGCGGCGGTAGAAATCCCCGCCGGGCTGCGCAGCTTCGGCGTGCCGGAAGAGGCGATCCCGGCGATGGCCGTGGAAGCCGCCGGGATCGAGCGCCTGATGCGCAACAATCCGCGCAAGCTCAGCGCCGCCGACATCGAGAAGATCTACCGCGCGGCCTACTGA
- a CDS encoding ABC transporter permease, giving the protein MLSPYMSPVERVWFYSLRILCGLILLFLILPVLVIVPLSFNSGSFLVYPLQGFSLQWYHDFFASAEWMRALKNSIIVAPAATVLAMIFGTLAAIGLTRGDFPGKSLVMALVISPMVVPVVIIGVASYLFFAPLGLGNSFFSLIVVHAVLGVPFVIITVSATLQGFNHNLVRAAASLGASPLTAFRRVTLPLIAPGVISGALFAFATSFDEVVVTLFLAGPEQATLPRQMFSGIRENLSPTIAAAATLLIAFSVILLLTLEWLRGRSEKLRTAQI; this is encoded by the coding sequence ATGCTGAGTCCTTACATGTCGCCCGTTGAACGGGTGTGGTTCTACAGCCTGCGGATCCTCTGCGGCCTGATCCTGTTGTTCCTGATTCTGCCGGTGCTGGTGATCGTGCCGCTGTCGTTCAACTCGGGAAGTTTTCTGGTCTACCCCCTGCAGGGTTTTTCGCTGCAGTGGTACCACGACTTCTTTGCCTCGGCGGAATGGATGCGCGCCCTGAAGAACAGCATCATCGTTGCTCCGGCCGCGACCGTGCTGGCGATGATTTTCGGCACCCTGGCGGCCATCGGCCTGACTCGCGGGGACTTCCCGGGCAAATCGCTGGTGATGGCGCTGGTGATTTCGCCGATGGTGGTACCGGTAGTGATCATCGGTGTGGCGAGTTATCTGTTCTTCGCGCCGCTGGGCCTTGGCAATAGTTTCTTCTCGCTAATCGTCGTGCACGCGGTACTGGGTGTGCCGTTTGTGATCATCACCGTGTCGGCGACGTTGCAGGGCTTTAATCACAATCTGGTGCGAGCGGCTGCCAGCCTTGGGGCTTCGCCGCTGACCGCGTTTCGCCGGGTGACCTTGCCGCTGATCGCGCCGGGGGTGATTTCCGGGGCGCTGTTTGCCTTTGCCACTTCGTTTGATGAAGTGGTGGTGACGCTGTTTCTGGCAGGGCCCGAGCAGGCGACCTTGCCTCGGCAGATGTTCAGCGGGATTCGCGAGAACCTCAGTCCGACTATCGCCGCTGCCGCGACGTTGCTGATTGCCTTCTCGGTGATCTTGCTGCTGACCCTGGAATGGCTGCGTGGCCGAAGCGAGAAACTGCGTACCGCCCAAATCTGA
- a CDS encoding ABC transporter permease: MAIAVPLNEGASPTLKQKLKHAERVNRWKAQALIAPLVLFLLLVFLVPIVALLYKSVGNPEVVGGMPRTVTAIAGWDGRGLPAEPVYKAASEDLAEARKNQTLGDLSKRLNMELAGYRSLLTKTARALPFASEPASYKEALEALDERWGDPAYWQAVKRNTNSITPYYLLAAVDHRIDDLGELAPATPDQAIYLDIFARTFWMGLVITVICLLLAYPLAYLLANLPSRQSNLLMILVLLPFWTSILVRVAAWIVLLQSGGLINSALLAMGIIDKPLELVFNRTGVYISMVHILLPFMILPIYSVMKGISPTYMRAAISLGCHPFASFWRVYFPQTYAGVGAGCLLVFILAIGYYITPALLGSPNDQMVSYFVAFYTNTSINWGMATALGGLLLLATVVLYLIYSWLVGASRLRLS, translated from the coding sequence ATGGCCATCGCCGTTCCCCTGAACGAGGGCGCCAGCCCCACCTTGAAGCAGAAGCTCAAGCACGCCGAGCGGGTCAACCGCTGGAAAGCGCAGGCGCTGATTGCGCCGCTGGTGCTGTTTCTGTTGCTGGTGTTTCTGGTGCCGATCGTGGCGCTGCTCTATAAAAGCGTCGGCAACCCGGAAGTGGTCGGCGGCATGCCGCGCACCGTTACGGCCATCGCGGGTTGGGACGGCCGCGGTCTGCCCGCCGAACCGGTGTACAAGGCTGCCAGCGAAGACCTCGCCGAAGCCCGCAAAAACCAGACGCTGGGCGATCTGTCCAAGCGCTTGAACATGGAGTTGGCCGGCTACCGCAGCCTGCTGACCAAAACCGCTCGTGCGCTGCCGTTCGCCAGCGAACCGGCCTCCTATAAAGAAGCGCTCGAAGCGCTGGACGAGCGTTGGGGCGATCCGGCCTACTGGCAAGCGGTCAAGCGCAACACCAATAGCATCACCCCGTATTACTTGCTCGCGGCGGTCGACCACCGAATCGATGACCTCGGCGAGCTCGCCCCGGCGACCCCGGACCAGGCAATCTACCTCGACATCTTTGCCCGCACCTTCTGGATGGGGCTGGTCATCACCGTGATCTGCCTGTTGCTGGCTTATCCATTGGCGTACCTGCTGGCGAACCTGCCATCGCGACAGAGCAACCTGCTGATGATTCTGGTGTTGCTGCCGTTCTGGACTTCGATTCTGGTGCGCGTTGCCGCGTGGATCGTGTTGCTGCAATCCGGCGGTCTGATCAACAGCGCATTGCTGGCGATGGGCATCATTGATAAGCCGCTGGAGTTGGTGTTCAACCGTACCGGCGTCTACATCTCGATGGTGCACATTCTGCTGCCGTTCATGATTCTGCCGATCTACAGCGTGATGAAAGGCATCTCGCCAACCTACATGCGCGCGGCGATTTCCCTCGGCTGCCATCCGTTCGCCAGTTTCTGGCGGGTGTACTTCCCGCAGACCTACGCCGGCGTCGGCGCCGGGTGCCTGTTGGTGTTCATCCTCGCCATCGGCTACTACATCACCCCGGCGCTGCTCGGCAGCCCGAACGACCAAATGGTCAGCTACTTCGTCGCCTTCTACACCAACACCAGCATCAACTGGGGCATGGCCACCGCGCTGGGCGGTCTGCTCTTGCTGGCGACCGTGGTGCTTTATCTGATCTACAGCTGGCTGGTGGGCGCCAGTCGCCTGCGCCTGAGCTAA